Proteins encoded within one genomic window of Glandiceps talaboti chromosome 3, keGlaTala1.1, whole genome shotgun sequence:
- the LOC144432518 gene encoding protein OSCP1-like: MSLRTLPLLFINLGGEMLYILDQRLRAQNIPSDKSKKVMHDIIGTMFNKRFMDELFKPQDAYSKKAMRTVFDRLAHASIMRLNTASMDKLYDLMTMAFKYQVSLCLRPSDLLLVTFNHMDAIRIFVEDSPPIKSQVDNVYRLLIQHYASLPAGEFQIIRQTLLEFFQDMHIRVSIFLKDKVQNSNGRFALPVNGPVPYGSDIPGTIRYFTDGRSSTSSDFPVTGKYVASLREGSFDAKGERVTKLGTNMYNVSRPVETQIASDVLKGVAASSDVDSSNPNPLAKAELNLLAHLMGNIGTTPDKKKDRGFRINLFQNDDEEEQHAVARPAQYDFKVINIDFSKLKKGNEELSKIMGDLAIPDTGAASSKGDDLLELMDSAS; this comes from the exons TTATGCATGATATCATTGGTACAATGTTCAACAAGAGATTTATGGATGAATTGTTCAAGCCACAGGATGCGTATTCTAAGAAGGCAATGAGGACAGTGTTTGACAGATTAGCTCATGCATCAATTATGAGATTGAACACAGCTAGTATGGACAAG CTATATGATCTGATGACAATGGCTTTCAAGTACCAAGTATCGTTATGTCTGCGACCTTCTGACCTTCTCCTAGTTACATTCAACCACATGGATGCTATTAGAATATTTGTGGAAGATTCTCCACCAATTAAAAGTCAAGTTGATAATGTCTATAGACTACTTATACAG CACTATGCATCACTTCCGGCTGGTGAATTCCAGATTATTAGACAGACTTTACTTGAATTTTTCCAAGATATGCATATAAGG GTATCAATATTCCTGAAAGACAAGGTACAGAATTCCAATGGTAGATTTGCATTACCAGTTAATGGTCCTGTACCCTATGGCTCTGATATTCCAGGTACTATAAG ATATTTTACTGATGGTAGATCAAGTACATCTTCAGATTTCCCAGTCACTGGTAAATACGTTGCTTCATTAAGGGAAGGTTCATTTGATGCCAAGGGAGAGAGAGTTACAAAACTAGGTACcaatatgtataatgtatccAGACCTGTAGAAACACAGATAGCCAGTGATGTCCTCAAAGGAGTAGCTGCCTCATCTGATGTA gATAGCAGTAATCCCAACCCACTGGCCAAGGCTGAACTCAACTTACTAGCCCATCTCATGGGAAACATAGGAACAACACCTGATAAAAAGAAAGACAGAGGATTCAGAATTAATTTATTCCAAAATGATGACGAGGAAGA ACAACATGCAGTGGCCAGACCAGCACAGTATGATTTCAaagtcataaatattgatttctcAAAG CTGAAGAAAGGTAATGAAGAGTTAAGCAAGATTATGGGAGACTTGGCAATACCAGACACTGGGGCAGCTTCTAGTAAAGGAGATGACTTACTAGAACTCATGGACAGTGCATCATAA